In a genomic window of Nitrospira sp. ND1:
- a CDS encoding polysaccharide biosynthesis/export family protein: MRRIRYTCWAVCFMVLCLAAAVQASETEPVAVPSPEAGWSGPFRLGAGDVLNVFIWKHKELSTMVTVRPDGKINYPLIGEIEAKGLTLGEIEERINKQLKQHIQDPQVTVILEATHSFRIFVLGEVMQPGVFDLKGPVTVIQALAMARGLTTFASRNKIFIVNPARGNEQRIPFSYSKFVQGEDTNQNVMLRPGDTVIVP, translated from the coding sequence ATGCGACGAATTCGTTACACATGCTGGGCTGTATGTTTCATGGTTCTGTGCCTGGCGGCCGCCGTGCAGGCATCCGAAACCGAGCCGGTCGCTGTTCCATCCCCAGAGGCAGGTTGGAGCGGTCCTTTCCGATTGGGTGCGGGCGACGTGCTCAATGTGTTCATCTGGAAGCACAAAGAACTGTCGACCATGGTCACCGTTCGACCGGACGGCAAAATCAACTATCCGTTGATCGGCGAGATCGAGGCCAAGGGGCTCACGCTGGGTGAGATCGAGGAACGGATCAACAAGCAGCTCAAGCAGCACATCCAGGATCCGCAAGTCACGGTGATCTTGGAGGCGACGCACAGCTTTCGCATTTTCGTCCTGGGTGAAGTGATGCAGCCTGGCGTCTTCGATCTCAAGGGGCCAGTGACCGTCATTCAGGCCTTGGCGATGGCGCGGGGGCTCACCACGTTTGCCTCTCGAAACAAGATTTTCATCGTCAATCCCGCTCGCGGCAACGAGCAGCGGATTCCGTTCAGTTACAGCAAGTTTGTTCAAGGAGAAGATACGAATCAAAATGTGATGCTTCGTCCGGGAGATACCGTGATCGTTCCGTAG
- a CDS encoding glycosyltransferase family 4 protein, with translation MATVSGELRILFIAPAPRAGTVQYTHNLANALVERGHRVTLVTGIGFELADYPRKYKALEVFDRYRPRPLRLCRFVWHCLTFRPQIIHLQGAQHPALYILLWAMLRLLGSASFVYTPQDVLPNSLRPYHIRAFRFLYARMRHVFLNAKQNQPLVVEHFAVPRDRITVLPIADLTAFVREHVAGEPPDIPAASRVVLCFGLIEPRKGIHTLLSAAPEVLRQVPDALLLIVGKPLMDIAPLQRQLTDLGLQERVRLVPQYVSFAQMAGYFTAARLLVLPYENGWNSGVLASAFGFGKPVIATRVGGFDEVVSDESTGLLVPPKDPAVLAQAIVRLLRDDVLYARMVTNVRQAAAEISWEAIARITAARYADVVGIGADCAVSQAR, from the coding sequence ATGGCAACAGTGAGTGGCGAGCTTCGTATCCTCTTTATCGCGCCGGCTCCGCGTGCCGGGACGGTGCAATATACCCACAATTTGGCCAATGCGCTGGTGGAACGGGGGCATCGCGTCACGCTGGTCACAGGTATTGGATTCGAATTGGCAGACTATCCGAGAAAGTATAAGGCGTTGGAGGTCTTTGATCGGTATCGGCCCAGGCCGCTGCGGCTCTGTCGGTTTGTCTGGCATTGCCTGACTTTCCGGCCGCAGATTATCCATCTGCAGGGGGCGCAACATCCGGCCCTGTACATTCTTCTATGGGCGATGTTACGGCTCTTGGGCAGCGCCTCGTTCGTCTATACTCCCCAGGACGTCTTGCCCAACTCATTACGACCCTATCATATCCGCGCGTTCCGTTTTCTCTATGCCCGCATGCGGCATGTGTTTCTCAATGCCAAACAGAATCAGCCGCTGGTCGTCGAGCATTTCGCGGTGCCGCGTGACCGGATCACGGTGCTTCCGATCGCCGATCTTACGGCGTTTGTGCGGGAACACGTGGCCGGTGAGCCGCCGGACATTCCTGCCGCGTCACGGGTGGTGTTGTGTTTCGGATTGATTGAGCCGAGGAAAGGGATCCATACGCTCCTCTCCGCCGCGCCGGAGGTACTTCGGCAGGTGCCGGATGCCTTGTTGTTGATTGTCGGGAAGCCGCTGATGGACATTGCGCCGTTGCAGCGGCAGCTCACCGATTTGGGCTTGCAGGAGCGGGTGCGATTGGTGCCGCAGTACGTGAGTTTTGCGCAGATGGCCGGCTATTTTACTGCCGCGCGGCTCTTGGTGCTGCCGTACGAAAACGGATGGAATAGCGGTGTCTTGGCTTCTGCCTTCGGATTCGGGAAACCCGTGATTGCCACGCGAGTGGGTGGGTTCGATGAGGTCGTGAGCGACGAATCGACGGGGTTGCTCGTGCCCCCGAAGGATCCGGCAGTGCTGGCGCAGGCGATCGTTCGACTGTTGCGCGATGATGTGCTGTATGCGCGCATGGTCACGAATGTTCGGCAGGCAGCCGCGGAGATTTCGTGGGAGGCGATTGCACGGATTACCGCGGCTCGGTACGCGGACGTCGTAGGGATCGGAGCGGATTGTGCAGTATCGCAAGCTCGGTAA
- a CDS encoding NAD-dependent epimerase/dehydratase family protein, with protein sequence MYWKNKRVLVTGGAGQIGSHLVARLAAAGAQVTVVDNLWRGKKSNLLGEDGAPVIDMESRFLELDLCDYRNCERATEGQDIVYHLADVVAGINYVFGNQFSLFNTNLIVDSNMLRAAIASKVSSYVYVGTACSYPAERQSKLNPPPFKEDDVYPASPESSYGWSKLMGEMGCDLARKEKLLDIGILRFHNVYGPHCEMSPEKSQVIPSLIRKAVRHPDEEFVVWGSGKQRRAFVFVSDIVDALVSVATKGMNQGVIQIGPDYSTSIKEIAELVCAISGKQIDIRFDTSKPEGDVDRAADWTRARDILDWSPTTSIQEGLERTYAWCERQVFQSVGR encoded by the coding sequence ATGTATTGGAAAAACAAACGCGTACTTGTCACCGGGGGCGCGGGTCAGATCGGGTCCCATCTCGTGGCGCGGCTCGCTGCTGCGGGCGCGCAGGTAACCGTGGTGGACAATCTGTGGCGTGGAAAGAAGTCGAATCTGCTCGGTGAGGACGGGGCGCCGGTGATCGACATGGAAAGCCGGTTCTTGGAACTGGATCTGTGCGACTATCGGAATTGCGAACGGGCGACAGAGGGGCAGGATATCGTCTATCACCTGGCCGATGTGGTCGCCGGCATCAACTATGTGTTCGGCAACCAGTTCTCGCTGTTCAACACGAACCTGATCGTCGACTCCAATATGCTGCGGGCGGCCATCGCCAGCAAGGTGTCGTCCTATGTGTATGTGGGAACCGCATGCAGCTATCCGGCTGAACGCCAAAGCAAATTGAACCCGCCGCCCTTCAAGGAAGACGATGTCTATCCCGCATCACCGGAGTCATCCTACGGGTGGAGCAAACTGATGGGCGAAATGGGCTGTGATTTGGCCCGCAAGGAGAAGCTGCTGGATATCGGAATTCTTCGGTTCCACAATGTCTACGGGCCCCACTGTGAAATGTCCCCCGAAAAATCGCAGGTGATTCCATCCCTGATCCGTAAGGCCGTCCGGCATCCCGACGAGGAATTCGTGGTATGGGGATCGGGCAAGCAGCGCCGCGCGTTCGTGTTCGTAAGCGATATCGTGGACGCGTTGGTGTCAGTGGCCACCAAAGGCATGAATCAGGGAGTGATTCAGATTGGCCCCGATTACAGCACCTCGATCAAGGAGATCGCGGAACTGGTGTGTGCCATTTCTGGAAAGCAGATCGATATCCGGTTCGACACCAGCAAGCCCGAAGGTGATGTCGACCGAGCGGCCGATTGGACCAGAGCGCGCGATATCCTCGATTGGTCGCCCACGACGAGTATACAGGAAGGACTTGAGCGGACCTATGCCTGGTGTGAACGCCAGGTCTTTCAAAGCGTAGGGCGGTAG
- a CDS encoding oligosaccharide flippase family protein, which yields MQIKWTGLKALSQQTALVFAGKMTGACLGFVMSLIVARWMGPEEFGLFSLFIVILIFGNDVLGDGLNPGVVRFYAMNRRTDPARATAVLTNALALRILLGIPIVLLGVAVGVHFAERASTSHAYVSPVMLGMVGSFGAALWSFNLSVWQAREEFGTYGLMVGLVNFLRVIGVPILLWTGWLSLGPVMGLHVFFYYACTAWGLWLLRPHLSNFKLDKELLRELLRFSKWPAMASLFFILQVNLGVPVLNYVADAREAGLYGAGSSLLMGVDFLTVSLLTTLLPKVSQLTGLEQCRSYVQRSFPVYAVIAVALLPFLYFARPLVLALFGPAYESTIPVFQILFIGTLGTLVTHPLYLVLYTMNRPHLFSLIQGSAFLGWIIAGWFLIPGYGALGAAWTTLIARMLQSLAIVAILRHALGFLRSAKPRVSPLAEGTRGI from the coding sequence ATGCAGATCAAATGGACGGGTCTAAAGGCGCTGTCGCAGCAGACCGCCCTCGTGTTTGCCGGGAAAATGACGGGGGCCTGCCTGGGATTTGTCATGAGCCTGATCGTCGCCCGCTGGATGGGGCCTGAGGAATTCGGTCTGTTTTCGCTGTTTATCGTGATCCTCATCTTCGGCAACGATGTTCTTGGAGACGGCCTGAACCCAGGAGTCGTCCGGTTCTACGCCATGAATAGACGGACGGATCCCGCGAGGGCAACTGCCGTGTTGACCAACGCGCTCGCGCTTCGGATTCTGCTCGGCATTCCGATCGTGTTGTTAGGTGTGGCCGTGGGAGTTCATTTCGCCGAACGTGCGTCTACCAGCCACGCGTACGTCTCGCCCGTGATGTTGGGCATGGTCGGTTCATTCGGGGCGGCATTGTGGAGTTTCAATCTTTCGGTCTGGCAGGCGAGGGAGGAGTTCGGGACCTACGGGCTGATGGTGGGGTTGGTCAATTTCCTACGCGTTATCGGTGTGCCTATCTTGCTGTGGACTGGGTGGCTGTCCTTGGGGCCTGTTATGGGTCTCCATGTTTTTTTCTATTATGCGTGTACCGCATGGGGTCTATGGCTGCTGCGCCCCCACCTATCAAATTTCAAGCTTGACAAGGAATTGCTGCGCGAACTCCTTCGGTTTAGTAAGTGGCCGGCGATGGCCAGCCTTTTCTTCATTCTTCAAGTCAACCTGGGTGTCCCCGTCTTGAATTATGTCGCCGATGCCCGGGAGGCCGGCCTCTACGGCGCCGGTTCCTCTCTGCTGATGGGAGTGGATTTCCTGACGGTCAGCCTCTTGACGACGTTACTCCCGAAGGTCAGCCAGTTAACCGGACTCGAACAATGCCGGTCATATGTACAGCGGTCCTTCCCTGTCTATGCCGTCATCGCGGTCGCGCTTCTTCCCTTTCTCTACTTCGCCCGACCGCTGGTGCTTGCGTTGTTCGGCCCGGCTTATGAAAGCACGATTCCGGTATTTCAGATTCTGTTCATCGGCACGCTCGGTACCCTGGTGACGCATCCTTTGTATTTGGTCTTGTACACGATGAACCGCCCGCACCTCTTCAGCCTGATCCAAGGATCGGCGTTTCTCGGGTGGATCATCGCCGGGTGGTTCTTGATTCCCGGTTACGGGGCTCTCGGAGCTGCATGGACCACCCTGATCGCCCGTATGCTCCAATCGCTGGCCATCGTCGCCATTCTGAGGCACGCGCTGGGGTTTCTGCGGTCAGCTAAGCCTCGAGTCAGCCCCTTGGCGGAAGGGACACGAGGTATATGA
- a CDS encoding glycosyltransferase: protein MAIRVTVVIPAYNATKTIHDGLDSFARQSFPADEVELIIVDDESTDGTPEYIEHYVKDWGGAHPRVRVLRQAHRGPAAARNLGAEAAQGEFLLFTDADCVPHVDWIKEMVAPFQSPGIAAVKGAYKTKQRSLVARFAQAEFEARYRQLAAAEYVDVVFSYSAGFRREVFRTIGGFDTSFPVADNEDTDLSYRVATAGYKIKFKPAAIIYHQHPATLKQYLRKKHSRAYWRVMVYKRFPSKAIRDSYTPQTLKLQIGSVVLGVGALALIPLVPHASYVAALAGGLFTVTALPFLWQLPREDPGLRLAAPFLLVCRAAVMATGLMRTVPLLMSKTN, encoded by the coding sequence ATGGCAATACGTGTAACAGTAGTCATACCGGCTTACAACGCCACGAAGACGATTCACGACGGATTGGATTCATTTGCGCGGCAATCGTTCCCGGCGGACGAGGTCGAGCTGATCATCGTCGATGATGAATCGACGGATGGCACGCCAGAGTATATCGAACACTACGTCAAGGATTGGGGGGGCGCGCACCCGAGGGTGCGCGTACTTCGCCAAGCTCATCGGGGGCCGGCGGCGGCCAGGAACCTCGGTGCAGAAGCGGCTCAAGGAGAGTTTCTCCTGTTCACTGACGCCGACTGTGTGCCGCACGTTGACTGGATTAAGGAAATGGTGGCGCCGTTTCAGTCACCTGGAATAGCCGCCGTGAAAGGGGCCTACAAGACAAAACAACGCAGCCTTGTGGCTCGCTTTGCGCAGGCCGAGTTTGAGGCCCGGTATCGCCAGTTGGCGGCTGCCGAGTATGTGGACGTGGTCTTTTCCTACTCGGCGGGGTTCCGTCGCGAGGTGTTCCGTACGATCGGCGGGTTCGACACCAGTTTTCCTGTCGCCGACAACGAGGACACAGACCTCTCCTACCGGGTCGCGACCGCCGGCTACAAGATCAAGTTCAAGCCGGCAGCGATTATCTATCATCAACATCCTGCGACACTGAAACAGTATCTTCGGAAAAAACATAGCCGGGCCTATTGGCGGGTGATGGTGTACAAACGGTTTCCGAGCAAGGCCATCCGTGATTCCTACACTCCACAAACACTCAAGCTTCAGATCGGCTCTGTCGTGCTCGGTGTGGGGGCGCTTGCGCTGATTCCGCTGGTGCCACATGCCAGCTATGTGGCGGCACTGGCCGGTGGCCTCTTCACGGTCACAGCGTTGCCGTTTCTCTGGCAACTGCCTCGCGAGGATCCGGGATTGCGACTGGCCGCACCATTCCTGTTGGTGTGCCGGGCCGCCGTCATGGCAACTGGGTTGATGCGAACCGTGCCGTTATTGATGAGTAAGACCAACTAA
- a CDS encoding O-antigen ligase, which produces MRPAFGTVAAPTLIGAALGASVLALSTKALAILIAGTAFGTMATSVAFPYYILVATIPVQVDLFSSITVTKLITPLTIGMVTFNALIHRGPWPVIMRWPAGYLAGMFFLTSIVSLLLAEGLRGLPGEAAKIPVYGALFYFTLTFNRTPEDFRRLLWVIAFTGLVEALITAAQVHYGFVMPGDWRKNLGQPGEGGVDGTLSAVLEGKIRAEGTTSHPIMLASFFLMAIPCTAFLFLTESRPSIQVLLGGILALMGYAWFYTFARSSMIGFALMTVVALSFRSRAVRVLLLIGAVFVFTGFLSYQAISESFSTGVQAVESGGLFGKADVNEASGSWQFRLESIVGGWKLFVANPWFGVGFGQSIWHYTKYLPAWANHSSHPSTIHNVFLEVASELGMFALAAFLGMWSWALISAKRALRHPELRSYAILMCSIILGQMAFLMITPMVREIWLTLPMAIAIGRMARAEA; this is translated from the coding sequence ATGAGACCGGCATTCGGCACGGTTGCGGCGCCCACGCTTATCGGCGCGGCACTGGGCGCTTCGGTGCTCGCGCTCTCGACGAAAGCGTTGGCGATTCTGATCGCCGGGACGGCCTTCGGGACGATGGCCACATCGGTCGCGTTTCCCTATTACATTTTGGTGGCGACTATTCCGGTGCAGGTCGATCTCTTCAGCAGCATCACCGTTACCAAACTGATCACGCCCTTGACCATCGGGATGGTGACCTTTAATGCGCTGATTCATCGAGGCCCCTGGCCTGTGATTATGCGATGGCCCGCCGGTTATCTGGCCGGCATGTTTTTTCTGACGTCCATAGTGTCCCTGCTGCTCGCTGAGGGCTTGCGTGGTCTGCCTGGAGAGGCGGCGAAAATTCCTGTCTACGGGGCTCTCTTCTATTTTACCCTCACATTCAATCGTACCCCTGAAGACTTTCGCCGCCTGCTCTGGGTCATCGCATTCACCGGCCTCGTGGAAGCGCTTATTACTGCCGCGCAGGTGCACTACGGATTCGTGATGCCAGGCGACTGGCGGAAGAATCTCGGGCAACCTGGCGAAGGCGGCGTGGATGGAACTCTTAGCGCCGTCCTGGAGGGCAAGATCCGAGCCGAAGGCACGACCTCGCACCCGATCATGCTAGCGAGCTTCTTTCTCATGGCCATTCCCTGCACGGCTTTTCTGTTTCTGACGGAGTCACGTCCGTCGATACAGGTCCTGCTGGGAGGCATCCTGGCGTTGATGGGCTACGCCTGGTTTTACACGTTTGCCCGAAGTTCGATGATCGGGTTTGCGCTGATGACCGTCGTTGCCCTGTCGTTCCGCTCGCGTGCCGTCCGTGTACTGCTGCTTATCGGGGCGGTATTTGTTTTTACGGGTTTCCTGAGTTATCAGGCGATCTCGGAATCCTTCTCGACAGGGGTGCAGGCGGTAGAAAGCGGAGGGTTGTTCGGAAAAGCCGATGTGAATGAAGCGAGCGGGAGTTGGCAATTCCGATTGGAGTCGATCGTCGGAGGCTGGAAGCTCTTTGTTGCGAATCCTTGGTTCGGTGTCGGGTTCGGGCAGTCGATTTGGCACTATACGAAATATTTGCCGGCGTGGGCGAACCATTCCTCCCATCCGTCCACGATTCACAACGTCTTTCTGGAGGTGGCCAGCGAACTGGGGATGTTTGCGCTCGCCGCATTTCTTGGGATGTGGAGCTGGGCCTTGATCTCCGCCAAACGCGCCCTGCGTCACCCGGAATTGCGCTCCTATGCCATCCTCATGTGCAGCATCATTCTCGGGCAGATGGCATTCTTGATGATCACACCGATGGTGCGCGAGATTTGGCTGACGCTACCCATGGCCATCGCGATTGGGCGCATGGCGAGGGCGGAGGCGTGA
- the gmd gene encoding GDP-mannose 4,6-dehydratase, with protein sequence MKKALITGISGQDGSYLAELLLAKGYEVHGIIRRSSSFNTGRIDAIYQDPHVAEPRLRLVYGDLNDASSLNKILRTIQPDEIYNLGAQSHVRVSFDVPEYTAEVTALGTVRLLEAIRESGIQPKFYQASSSEMFGKVQQIPQRESTPFYPRSPYGAAKVYAHWITVNYREAYNLFACSGILFNHESPRRGETFVTRKITRAAARIKLGVQQDLYLGNLDAKRDWGFAGDYVQAMWMMLQADQPDDYVIATGETHTVREFLDRTFGYLDLDWNQYVKIDPRYYRPTEVDLLIGDATKAKKILGWEPKVSFEELIVMMVEGDLRAERGILNGTRGAR encoded by the coding sequence GTGAAGAAAGCATTGATCACCGGCATCAGCGGGCAGGATGGGTCGTATCTCGCAGAGTTATTGTTGGCGAAGGGTTATGAGGTCCATGGCATTATCCGGCGCTCCAGCTCCTTCAATACCGGCCGCATCGATGCGATCTATCAGGATCCACATGTTGCCGAACCGAGACTGCGGCTGGTCTATGGGGACCTCAACGATGCCAGTTCGCTCAATAAAATTCTGCGTACGATTCAGCCGGATGAGATCTACAACCTGGGCGCGCAGAGCCACGTGCGCGTGAGTTTCGATGTGCCTGAATATACTGCGGAGGTGACGGCATTGGGGACCGTCCGTCTGTTGGAAGCCATTCGCGAATCCGGTATCCAGCCCAAGTTTTATCAGGCTTCCTCCAGCGAGATGTTCGGCAAGGTGCAGCAGATTCCGCAACGGGAGAGCACACCGTTTTATCCCCGGAGCCCCTATGGCGCCGCCAAGGTCTATGCACACTGGATTACGGTCAACTATCGTGAGGCCTACAACCTGTTCGCCTGTAGCGGCATTCTCTTCAATCATGAATCGCCCCGGCGAGGAGAGACGTTTGTCACCCGGAAAATTACGCGAGCGGCGGCCCGAATCAAGCTGGGGGTGCAACAGGATCTGTATCTCGGGAACCTCGACGCCAAGCGCGACTGGGGGTTCGCCGGCGATTACGTGCAGGCGATGTGGATGATGTTGCAAGCGGATCAACCGGATGACTACGTGATCGCGACCGGCGAAACGCATACGGTGCGGGAATTTCTCGACCGCACCTTCGGCTACCTTGACCTGGATTGGAACCAATACGTGAAAATCGATCCGCGTTACTACCGTCCGACCGAGGTCGACCTGTTGATCGGCGATGCCACGAAGGCGAAAAAGATCCTGGGTTGGGAGCCGAAGGTGTCTTTCGAAGAGCTCATCGTGATGATGGTTGAGGGTGATCTACGCGCCGAACGGGGCATTCTCAATGGCACCAGGGGAGCACGCTAA
- a CDS encoding aldo/keto reductase gives MQYRKLGNTGLTPSVLGFGCSMIASLATRYSRTEVEASLREAREAGITFFDTADVYGQGDSERLLGKLFRSGGEGMILCTKAGLTVGSMEPVVRLAKPVVNSILRRWRTARVATTQARRRQERQCFEPDYLSGRIEGSLRRLNVDRIDLFLLHNPPVDVPQRDAVFELLTRFMAQGKLRQFGVSCRSLDEAQVWLGQPDVTCVQIPIDRSRIEAAIPVLERAQAQQVGVIAREVFAHDVLAKGSVSDALGPLVERAEIGVVLAGMSCRRHVQENVRAMDVAMRCSHVA, from the coding sequence GTGCAGTATCGCAAGCTCGGTAACACCGGCCTGACGCCGTCGGTGCTGGGGTTCGGATGCTCGATGATCGCTTCGCTGGCGACACGGTACTCGCGCACCGAAGTGGAGGCGAGTCTTCGTGAGGCCAGGGAGGCGGGTATTACGTTTTTTGATACAGCCGATGTCTATGGTCAGGGTGATAGTGAACGCCTGCTTGGGAAGCTGTTTCGGAGCGGGGGCGAAGGAATGATTCTCTGTACCAAGGCCGGGTTGACGGTCGGTTCGATGGAACCTGTGGTACGACTGGCAAAGCCGGTTGTGAATTCAATCCTGCGGCGTTGGCGGACTGCACGAGTCGCGACGACGCAGGCGCGTCGCCGGCAGGAACGGCAGTGTTTTGAACCGGACTATCTTTCCGGACGAATCGAGGGGAGCTTGCGTCGGCTCAACGTGGATCGGATCGATCTGTTCTTGTTGCACAACCCCCCGGTCGATGTGCCGCAACGTGATGCGGTGTTCGAGCTGCTGACCCGTTTCATGGCGCAAGGTAAACTTCGGCAGTTCGGCGTGTCCTGTCGGTCGTTGGACGAAGCCCAAGTCTGGCTCGGACAGCCGGACGTCACTTGTGTCCAAATTCCGATCGACCGCAGCCGAATCGAGGCGGCCATCCCGGTGTTGGAGCGCGCACAGGCCCAACAGGTGGGCGTGATCGCGCGGGAGGTGTTTGCGCATGATGTACTGGCCAAAGGCTCCGTGTCCGATGCATTAGGTCCGCTGGTGGAGCGTGCGGAGATCGGCGTCGTGCTGGCGGGAATGAGTTGCCGGCGGCATGTGCAGGAGAATGTGCGTGCGATGGACGTCGCGATGAGGTGTAGCCATGTTGCTTGA
- a CDS encoding GMC oxidoreductase, whose translation MLLDARSISDGETLTADVCIVGAGAAGITLAMELLATGLTIIVLEAGGKSKAGPSQGLYQGELNDPVRHLPLDQARYRQLGGTTSLWGGRCIPFDSLDFDQREWISHSGWPFPQKEIDGYYRRAHSYCECGEYDYRVSTALPGAPPSMLPGFEDGDVNTSGIERWSPPTQFGKVYRPILTRADNLRVLLHALAVELQPSSDGKRIDSVDVATFSGRRFTVRAHTTVLAGGGLETTRLLLASRRVHREGIGNHSDWLGRGYMSHIHGVIASVTLTAGQDVMFGYEADPQGVFCRRRIAFSEEAQRRHRLLNLYMLLDRPLVGDPGHGNAVLSAAFLLKRLLGGRQQEELGKGKYSLYWRHIKNILAGSPQALSVLPKFGRKRLLQRRRIPSLLMRSRSNTYYLYFQSEQVPHRDNRVMLDDARDEFDMPRLRLHFEVTEQDRQSVQRAHELIDQELRRQNCGYLTYLENDVSQLMRDVKAVLGHHIGTTRMSADPSQGVVDEQCRVHGVANLFVASSSVFPTSSHANPTLTIVAMALRLADHLKAIHSGVTRV comes from the coding sequence ATGTTGCTTGATGCGCGATCGATTTCCGACGGAGAGACCCTCACGGCCGACGTGTGCATTGTGGGCGCAGGTGCCGCCGGTATTACCCTGGCGATGGAGCTGCTGGCCACCGGTCTGACCATTATTGTATTGGAAGCCGGTGGGAAGTCGAAAGCCGGACCGAGTCAGGGCCTCTACCAGGGAGAGCTAAACGATCCGGTCCGTCACTTGCCGTTGGATCAGGCTCGTTATCGCCAACTCGGAGGCACGACATCTCTGTGGGGTGGACGCTGCATTCCGTTCGATTCCCTCGATTTTGATCAACGCGAGTGGATCTCGCACAGCGGCTGGCCGTTTCCGCAGAAGGAGATCGACGGCTATTACCGACGTGCCCATTCCTATTGTGAGTGTGGCGAGTACGACTACCGTGTGTCGACCGCGCTCCCCGGTGCGCCACCTTCGATGCTGCCTGGTTTTGAGGACGGGGATGTGAATACGTCGGGCATCGAGCGATGGAGTCCGCCGACGCAATTCGGGAAGGTCTATCGGCCGATTCTCACACGTGCGGACAATCTGCGTGTTCTGCTGCACGCCCTTGCGGTTGAATTACAGCCCTCATCGGACGGCAAGCGGATCGATTCGGTCGACGTGGCAACCTTTAGCGGCCGTCGCTTTACCGTACGCGCGCACACCACGGTGTTGGCCGGCGGCGGGTTGGAAACGACGCGACTGCTGTTGGCTTCTCGACGTGTGCATCGGGAGGGAATCGGCAACCATTCGGATTGGTTGGGACGTGGGTATATGTCGCATATTCACGGCGTCATCGCGAGTGTCACGCTCACGGCAGGACAGGATGTCATGTTCGGGTACGAGGCCGATCCGCAGGGTGTCTTCTGCAGACGTCGCATCGCGTTCTCGGAAGAGGCTCAGCGTCGGCACCGTCTCTTGAATCTGTACATGCTGTTGGACCGCCCCTTGGTGGGGGATCCGGGCCACGGTAATGCGGTCCTTTCTGCAGCGTTTTTGCTCAAACGTTTGTTGGGAGGGAGGCAGCAGGAGGAGTTAGGGAAGGGGAAGTACTCGCTCTATTGGCGGCATATCAAAAATATCCTGGCGGGTTCCCCCCAGGCCTTGTCGGTACTCCCAAAGTTCGGTCGAAAGCGGCTGCTCCAGCGTCGACGGATTCCTTCGCTGCTCATGCGGTCCCGCTCAAACACTTATTACCTCTACTTCCAGAGTGAACAGGTGCCTCATCGGGACAATCGCGTGATGTTGGATGATGCGCGTGACGAGTTCGACATGCCGCGGTTGCGGCTTCATTTCGAAGTCACTGAGCAGGATCGGCAGAGTGTGCAACGGGCGCATGAGCTTATCGATCAGGAACTACGCCGGCAGAATTGCGGGTACTTGACCTATTTGGAGAACGATGTGTCGCAGTTGATGCGCGACGTGAAGGCGGTGCTGGGTCATCACATCGGAACCACTCGTATGTCTGCAGACCCCTCGCAGGGCGTGGTCGACGAGCAGTGCCGTGTGCATGGAGTGGCGAATCTGTTTGTCGCCAGCAGTTCGGTGTTTCCGACATCCAGCCACGCCAATCCGACGTTGACGATCGTCGCCATGGCGCTGCGGCTCGCCGATCATCTCAAGGCAATACATTCCGGCGTCACGCGAGTCTGA